One part of the Peromyscus leucopus breed LL Stock chromosome 19, UCI_PerLeu_2.1, whole genome shotgun sequence genome encodes these proteins:
- the LOC114686177 gene encoding protocadherin beta-4-like — MEKLERNHPNRQVIPFLFMLLWDRVLTVPTRYSILEETDSGSFVAHLAKDLGLSSGDLTARSARVVSDYDKQQLILDPETGDLLLREKLDREELCVSVDPCVLHFQVFLEKPVQYFQGELLIQDINDHSPEFPDKEMLLKIPENSQPGTRFSLKLAQDLDVGSNGLQQYTVSPNSHFHVLTRNHTEGKKYPELVQDRALDREEQAELSLILTALDGGSPPRSGTAMVRILILDINDNAPEFVNTPYEVQVLESSPPGSPVLTVLAQDADAGTFGRVSYGLFQASDEIQQTFSINEVTGEIRLRKKLDFEKIKSYCVEIEATDGGGLSGKGKVVIEVVDVNDNAPELTISSLTSSVPENAPETMVAIFRIRDRDSGENGKIICSIPDTLPFILKPSNKNFYTLVTESPLDRESRAEYNITITVTDMGTPRLTKQHTITVQVSDVNDNAPAFAQTSYTLFVQENNSPALHIGTISATDSDSGSNAHITYSLLPTHDPQLALSSLVSINADNGQLFVLRALDYEVLKTFEFHVGATDQGSPALSSQALVRVLVLDANDNAPFVLYPLQNASAPCTELLPRAAEPGYLVTKVVAVDRDSGQNAWLSFQLLKATEPGLFNMWAHNGEVRTSRLLSERDAPKHRLLLLVKDNGDPPRSASVTLHVLLVDGFSQPYLPLPEVSRDPAQDEDVLTLYLVIALASVSSIFLLSVLLFVGVRMCRRARAASLGGCSVPEGHFPGHLVDVSGTGTLSQSYQYEVCLTGDSGTGEFKFLKPMIPNLLLQDAGREVKESPHCRDSFLFS; from the coding sequence ATGGAGAAGCTGGAAAGGAATCATCCAAACAGGCAAgtgattcctttcctttttatgctGCTTTGGGATCGGGTTCTAACGGTGCCTACTCGGTACTCTATCCTTGAAGAAACAGATAGTGGGTCCTTTGTAGCCCATCTGGCCAAGGATCTGGGCCTGAGTTCTGGGGACCTGACTGCCCGGTCTGCACGGGTGGTGTCTGACTATGACAAACAGCAGTTGATTCTGGATCCTGAGACTGGGGATCTGCTTCTGAGGGAGAAACTAGATCGGGAAGAGCTGTGCGTCTCTGTGGATCCCTGTGTGTTGCATTTCCAGGTGTTCCTTGAAAAGCCAGTGCAATATTTTCAAGGAGAATTGTTGATCCAGGACATAAATGACCACTCACCAGAATTCCCAGATAAAGAAATGCTCTTGAAAATACCAGAAAACAGCCAGCCAGGCACACGATTTTCATTGAAATTAGCCCAGGATTTGGATGTGGGCAGCAATGGGCTTCAACAATACACAGTCAGCCCCAACTCACATTTTCATGTCCTCACTCGGAATCATACTGAAGGCAAGAAATACCCAGAACTGGTGCAGGACAGAGCCCTGGACAGAGAGGAACAGGCAGAGCTGAGCTTGATCCTCACGGCTCTGGATGGTGGCTCTCCACCTAGGTCAGGAACAGCCATGGTTAGAATCCTGATCCTGGACATCAATGACAATGCCCCTGAATTTGTGAACACCCCCTATGAGGTGCAGGTCCTGGAGAGCAGTCCCCCAGGCTCcccagtcctgactgtcctagcaCAGGATGCAGATGCTGGCACCTTTGGGAGAGTTTCCTATGGCTTGTTCCAAGCATCAGATGAAATTCAACAAACCTTCTCAATAAATGAAGTCACAGGAGAAATAAGATTGAGAAAGAAACTggattttgaaaaaattaaatcttactGTGTAGAAATTGAGGCCACAGACGGAGGAGGCCTTTCTGGGAAGGGCAAGGTGGTGATAGAGGTGGTGGATGTGAACGACAATGCCCCAGAGCTGACCATATCTTCTCTGACTAGCTCAGTCCCAGAAAATGCTCCTGAAACTATGGTTGCTATCTTCCGAATACGAGATAGAGACTCTGGAGAGAACGGGAAAATCATTTGTTCCATTCCAGATACTCTACCATTCATTTTAAAACCTTCTAACAAGAACTTTTACACCCTGGTGACAGAGAGTccactggacagagagagcagagctgagTACAACATCACCATCACAGTCACTGACATGGGCACACCCAGGCTCACAAAACAGCACACCATAACAGTGCAGGTGTCCGATGTCAACGACAACGCCCCTGCCTTCGCACAAACCTCCTACACCCTGTTTGTTCAGGAGAACAACAGCCCCGCCCTGCACATAGGCACCATCAGTGCCACAGACTCAGACTCAGGCTCCAATGCCCACATCACCTACTCTCTGCTGCCCACCCACGACCCACAGCTGGCCCTCTCTTCATTGGTCTCCATCAACGCAGACAATGGGCAGCTGTTCGTGCTCAGGGCGCTGGACTATGAGGTCCTGAAGACCTTCGAGTTCCACGTGGGCGCCACAGACCAAGGCTCTCCTGCGCTCAGCAGCCAGGCACTAGTGCGAGTGCTGGTGCTGGACGCCAACGACAATGCGCCCTTCGTGCTCTACCCGCTGCAGAACGCCTCTGCGCCCTGCACAGAGCTGCTGCCCAgggcggcagagccaggctaCCTGGTCACCAAGGTGGTGGCAGTGGACCGCGACTCTGGACAGAAtgcctggctgtccttccagctgCTCAAGGCCACTGAGCCCGGGCTGTTCAACATGTGGGCTCACAATGGCGAGGTGCGCACCTCCAGGCTGCTGAGTGAGCGCGATGCTCCCAAGCACAGGCTGCTGCTGTTGGTCAAGGACAATGGAGATCCTCCAAGGTCTGCCAGTGTCACTCTGCATGTGCTGCTGGTGGATGGCTTCTCTCagccctacctgcctctgccagaggTGTCGCGCGACCCCGCCCAGGACGAGGATGTGCTCACACTGTACCTGGTCATTGCCTTGGCTTCTGTGTCTTCcatcttcctgttgtctgtgctgCTGTTCGTGGGGGTGAGGATGTGCAGGAGGGCCAGGGCGGCCTCTCTGGGTGGCTGCTCTGTGCCTGAGGGACACTTTCCTGGTCACCTGGTGGATGTCAGCGGCACTGGGACCCTGTCCCAGAGCTACCAGTATGAGGTGTGTCTGACTGGAGACTCTGGGACTGGTGAGTTCAAATTCCTCAAACCCATGATCCCCAACCTGTTGCTTCAGGATGCTGGGAGAGAAGTTAAGGAAAGTCCCCACTGCAGAGATAGCTTTTTATTCAGCTAA
- the LOC114686174 gene encoding protocadherin beta-6-like isoform X2, translating into METAVAKTPEKRQVIFLTILLLLWEADSEAIRYSMPEETESGYLVANLAKDLGLRVGELATRGARIHHRGNKELLQLDAETGNLVLREKPDREVLCGVTDPCVLHFQLILENPVQFFQTDLQITDINDHSPEFPHKEMLLKIQESAQSGTVFPLKAAQDSDIGSNAVQNYTVSPNLHFHVVPQSRADGRKYPELVLDRALDREEQPELTLTLTAVDGGSPPRSGTTTVRIEVMDINDNAPQFVQSLYEVQIPEDSPLDAVVLTVSARDLDAGIHGKVAYSLFQGDEVSQPFVIDDVTGEIRLKMILDFEATPYYNMEIVATDSGGLSGKCTVAIQVVDVNDNAPKLTISSLTSSIPENVPEAVVAVFSVSDPDSGDNGRMVCSIQNDLPFILKPTFENYYTLVTEGPLDRESRAEYNITITVTDMGTPRLTTQHTITLQVADVNDNAPAFTQTSYTLFVQENNNPALHIGTISATDSDSGSNAHITYSLLPTHDPQLALDSLISINADNGQLFALRALDYEALQAFEFHVGATDQGSPVLSSQALVRVLVLDANDNAPFVLYPLQNASAPCTELLPRAAEPGYLVTKVVAVDRDSGQNAWLSFQLLKATEPGLFSVWAHNGEVRTSRLLSERDAPKHRLLLLVKDNGDPPRSASVTLHVLLVDGFSQPYLPLPEVARDPAQDEDVLTLYLVIALASVSSLFLLSVLLFVGVRLCRRARAASLGGCSVPEGHFPGHLVDVSGAGTLSQSYQYEVCLTGDSGIGEFKFLKPMIPELLVQDPGRDLKENLHCRDSFVFS; encoded by the coding sequence ATGGAGACAGCTGTAGCAAAAACGCCAGAGAAAAGGCAAGTCATTTTCCTTACTATATTGCTGCTTTTGTGGGAGGCTGATTCTGAGGCAATTAGATATTCCATGCCAGAAGAAACGGAGAGTGGCTACTTGGTGGCTAACCTGGCAAAAGATCTGGGGCTCAGGGTGGGGGAACTGGCCACCAGAGGGGCGCGAATCCATCACAGAGGAAACAAAGAGCTCTTGCAGCTGGATGCTGAGACCGGGAATTTGGTCCTGAGGGAAAAACCAGATCGCGAGGTGCTGTGTGGGGTGACAGACCCCTGTGTGCTGCATTTCCAGCTCATTCTGGAAAACCCTGTGCAGTTCTTCCAAACTGACCTGCAGATCACAGACATAAACGATCATTCTCCAGAGTTCCCTCACAAGGAAATGCTCCTAAAAATTCAAGAAAGTGCCCAGTCAGGAACTGTGTTTCCTCTGAAGGCAGCTCAGGACTCTGACATAGGGAGCAATGCTGTTCAGAACTACACAGTCAGCCCCAACCTCCATTTCCATGTGGTTCCTCAGAGTCGCGCTGATGGCAGGAAATACCCAGAGCTGGTGTTGGACAGAGCCCTGGACAGGGAGGAGCAGCCTGAGCTCACTTTAACCCTCACTGCTGTGGATGGTGGGTCTCCGCCCAGGTCTGGGACCACCACAGTTCGCATTGAAGTCATGGACATCAATGATAATGCCCCCCAGTTTGTACAGTCGCTCTATGAGGTACAGATTCCTGAGGACAGTCCCCTTGATGCCGTAGTTTTGACGGTCTCTGCCAGGGATTTAGATGCTGGGATACATGGGAAAGTAGCCTACTCTCTATTTCAAGGTGATGAagtttctcaaccatttgtaaTAGATGATGTCACAGGAGAAATTCGTCTTAAAATGATATTGGATTTTGAGGCAACTCCATATTATAACATGGAAATTGTAGCCACAGACAGTGGAGGCCTTTCAGGAAAATGTACTGTAGCTATACAGGTGGTGGATGTGAATGACAACGCCCCTAAACTCACCATATCCTCGCTCACTAGTTCCATCCCAGAAAATGTTCCTGAGGCTGTAgttgctgttttcagtgtttctgaCCCAGATTCCGGGGACAATGGAAGGATGGTGTGTTCTATTCAGAATGATCTTCCATTCATTTTAAAGCCCACATTCGAGAATTATTACACTTTAGTGACGGAGGGGCCAttggacagagagagcagagctgagTACAACATCACCATCACAGTCACCGACATGGGCACACCCAGGCTCACAACACAGCACACCATAACACTGCAGGTGGCCGATGTCAATGACAACGCCCCCGCTTTCACACAAACCTCCTACACCCTTTTTGTCCAAGAGAACAACAACCCTGCCCTGCACATAGGCACCATCAGTGCCACAGACTCAGACTCAGGCTCCAATGCTCACATCACCTACTCTCTGCTGCCCACCCACGACCCACAGCTGGCCCTCGACTCGCTCATCTCCATCAATGCCGACAACGGGCAACTGTTCGCACTCAGGGCGCTGGACTATGAAGCCCTACAGGCCTTCGAGTTCCACGTGGGCGCCACAGACCAAGGCTCTCCTGTGCTCAGCAGCCAGGCACTGGTGCGAGTGCTGGTGCTGGACGCCAACGACAATGCGCCCTTCGTGCTCTACCCGCTGCAGAACGCCTCTGCGCCCTGCACAGAGCTGCTGCCCAgggcggcagagccaggctaCCTGGTCACCAAGGTGGTGGCAGTGGACCGCGACTCTGGACAGAAcgcctggctgtccttccagctgCTCAAGGCCACGGAGCCCGGGCTGTTCAGCGTGTGGGCTCACAATGGCGAGGTGCGCACCTCCAGGCTGCTGAGTGAGCGCGATGCTCCCaagcacaggctgctgctgctggtcaagGACAATGGAGATCCTCCAAGGTCTGCCAGTGTCACTCTGCATGTGCTGCTGGTGGATGGCTTCTCTCagccctacctgcctctgccagaggTGGCGCGCGACCCCGCCCAAGATGAGGATGTGCTCACTCTGTACCTGGTCATTGCCTTGGCTTCTgtgtcttccctcttcctcttgtctGTGCTGCTGTTCGTTGGGGTGAGGCTGTGCAGGAGGGCCAGGGCGGCCTCTCTGGGTGGCTGCTCTGTGCCTGAGGGACACTTTCCTGGTCACCTGGTGGATGTCAGCGGCGCAGGGACCCTGTCCCAGAGCTACCAGTATGAG